From Dioscorea cayenensis subsp. rotundata cultivar TDr96_F1 chromosome 13, TDr96_F1_v2_PseudoChromosome.rev07_lg8_w22 25.fasta, whole genome shotgun sequence, the proteins below share one genomic window:
- the LOC120274836 gene encoding LOW QUALITY PROTEIN: galactomannan galactosyltransferase 1-like (The sequence of the model RefSeq protein was modified relative to this genomic sequence to represent the inferred CDS: deleted 2 bases in 1 codon) codes for MIIPATPSSSSYCPFQTSMASSSSSFSSKKGRLNWYDPFLFTISIIFAFILFWTIYCFLIPNPNPNAFPISTTTIPHTTTTTTTKTKNNSTSTQTIIGPSFYDNPSISYTITSKITNWDTQRKEWLLSNPTLSKPLFMLTGSQSSPCRNPVGDHLLLKFYKNKADYCRLHNIDLFYNTVLLHPLMVTYWAKIPLIRAAMIAHPEAEWFWWVDSDAAITDMDFSLPLHKYQNHNNLIVHGWPHLVYEKRSWVSLNAGVFLIRNCQWSLDFMDAWASMGPQTPNYESWGKTLKAEFSDKLFSDSDDQSALVYLLLHEKRKWGDKIYLENEFYFEGYWLEIVGKFNKIEDKYLEIEMRSPELRKRKAEKVAVDANAAVRERYLREMKMRFGREGWRRPFITHFTGCQPCSGDHNKMYSGENCWEGMLRALHFADDQVLKNYGFKHEKVVGNESATAATVRPLPFGFPVTG; via the exons ATGATCATCCCTGCAactccttcttcatcatcatattGTCCATTCCAAACATCCAtggcctcctcctcctcttccttctcCTCTAAGAAAGGACGCTTAAACTGGTATGACCCCTTCCTTTTCACAATCAGTATCATCTTTGCATTCATCCTATTCTGGACCATCTACTGCTTCCTCATCCCCAACCCCAACCCTAACGCCTTCCCTATTTCCACCACCACCATCCCTcataccaccaccaccaccaccaccaaaacCAAGAACAACTCTACAAGCACTCAGACAATCATTGGACCTTCCTTTTATGACAACCCATCAATCTCCTACACAATCACCTCCAAAATCACAAACTGGGACACTCAAAGGAAAGAATGGCTCCTCTCCAACCCcaccctctccaaacccctcTTCATGCTCACCGGCTCCCAATCCTCCCCTTGTCGGAACCCCGTCGGAGACCACCTCCTCCTCAAATTCTACAAAAATAAAGCCGACTACTGTCGTCTCCACAACATCGATCTCTTCTACAACACCGTCCTCCTCCACCCTCTCATGGTCACTTATTGGGCCAAGATTCCCCTCATTCGCGCCGCCATGATTGCCCATCCGGAAGCCGAGTGGTTCTGGTGGGTCGACTCCGATGCCGCCATCACCGACATGGACTTCTCCCTCCCTCTCCACAAGTACCAAAACCACAAC AACCTTATTGTCCACGGCTGGCCTCATCTCGTCTACGAGAAACGCAGTTGGGTCAGCCTCAACGCCGGCGTTTTCCTCATCCGCAACTGCCAGTGGTCTCTTGACTTCATGGACGCCTGGGCTTCCATGGGTCCTCAAACTCCAAACTATGAATCCTGGGGCAAAACCCTCAAAGCTGAGTTCTCTGACAAGCTCTTCAGTGACTCCGATGATCAATCTGCCCTTGTTTACCTTCTCTTGCATGAGAAACGCAAGTGGGGTGATAAGATTTACTTGGAGAATGAGTTTTACTTTGAGGGTTACTGGCTGGAGATTGTTGGCAAGTTTAACAAGATTGAGGACAAGTATTTGGAGATTGAGATGAGGTCACCGGAGCTAAGGAAGAGGAAGGCAGAGAAGGTGGCGGTGGATGCCAATGCTGCTGTGAGGGAAAGGTATCTGAGAGAGATGAAGATGAGGTTTGGGAGGGAGGGTTGGAGAAGGCCTTTTATAACTCATTTCACAGGGTGTCAGCCATGTAGTGGAGATCATAACAAGATGTATTCTGGGGAGAATTGTTGGGAAGGGATGCTCAGAGCCCTTCACTTTGCTGATGATCAAGTCCTCAAAAACTATGGGTTTAAGCATGAGAAGGTTGTTGGGAATGAGTCTGCCACCGCCGCCACCGTCCGACCACTGCCATTTGGATTTCCGGTCACTGGATAG
- the LOC120274544 gene encoding protein VACUOLELESS1-like has translation MKVRTEFKVPEKRWYWLKALALSTRGDWAALEKFSKEKRPPGGYKPFVEACIGADAKAEALKYIPKLTEPRERSEAYARIGMAKEAADAASQAKDSEFFGRLKLTLGQNAGATSIFDSLRDRLSFQGVY, from the exons ATGAAAGTCAGAACTGAATTTAAG GTGCCAGAGAAGAGGTGGTACTGGCTTAAAGCATTGGCACTCTCTACCCGAGGAGACTGGGCTGCGctggaaaaattttccaaagaGAAGAGACCACCTGGTG GTTATAAACCCTTTGTTGAAGCATGCATTGGTGCTGATGCGAAAGCTGAGGCTCTGAAGTACATTCCAAAGCTTACAGAACCTAGGGAAAGATCAGAG GCATATGCACGAATTGGCATGGCAAAGGAAGCTGCTGATGCTGCATCCCAGGCTAAAGACAGTGAATTTTTTGGTCGTTTGAAGCTAACTCTAGGACAGAATGCTGGTGCAACATCAATCTTTGATAGTCTCAGAGACAGATTATCATTCCAAGGAGTCTACTAG
- the LOC120274946 gene encoding heptahelical transmembrane protein 4-like, protein MEKTSFFITERDNKKCCSSSCKEIKIKKKRRSPSKEANKYDLVDYASLPTFLKHNEFILSYYRSEWPIKQTILSVFSIHNETLNIWTHLVGFFIFLVLTNYVINSSPMINTTTTSSLTHQVILHNNLQIIHSNDSQVSQTSLHVNQTTTMIKNQETSEPTTRWPFYAYMCGAMFCLLMSSACHLLSCHSEHTCYLMLRLDYAGISGLIVTSFYPLVYYSFTCHPFIRNVYLTAITVFGIATIIVSLFPVFETPEYRSMRAGLFVCMALSGLVPIMHKLMAFGDRPEAVVTAGYEMIMGAFYALGVIVYAARVPERWMPGRFDLAGHSHQLFHVLVIAGAYTHYLAGLVYLRWREIEGC, encoded by the exons ATGGAAAAAACCTCCTTCTTCATCACAGAGagagataataaaaaatgttgttcttcatcatgtaaagaaataaagattaaaaagaagAGGAGATCACCAAGCAAAGAAGCCAACAAGTATGATCTTGTGGACTATGCCTCCCTCCCTACCTTCTTGAAGCACAATGAGTTCATCCTTAGCTATTACCGTTCCGAATGGCCGATAAAACAAACCATTCTTAGCGTTTTCTCCATTCACAACGAAACTCTGAACATATGGAC GCATCTCGTTggcttcttcatcttcctcgtTCTCACCAATTATGTCATCAACTCTTCTCCGATGATCAACACAACCACAACCTCTTCTCTAACTCATCAAGTCATTCTTCACAACAACTTACAAATCATTCACTCAAATGATTCTCAAGTATCACAAACTTCATTGCATGTCAACCAAACCACAACCATGATCAAGAACCAAGAAACATCTGAACCGACAACAAGGTGGCCGTTCTATGCATACATGTGTGGAGCTATGTTTTGCTTGCTGATGAGCAGTGCTTGCCATCTTCTCTCTTGTCATTCCGAGCACACATGCTACCTAATGCTCCGGCTAGACTACGCCGGAATCTCCGGTCTCATCGTCACATCATTCTATCCACTTGTCTACTATTCTTTTACATGTCACCCATTTATACGTAACGTATACCTCACTGCTATCACTGTCTTCGGCATCGCCACCATTATCGTGTCGCTTTTTCCGGTCTTTGAGACGCCGGAGTACCGATCAATGCGTGCCGGGCTCTTTGTTTGCATGGCATTGTCTGGGTTGGTGCCTATCATGCATAAGTTGATGGCTTTTGGTGACCGGCCGGAGGCGGTGGTGACGGCAGGGTACGAGATGATTATGGGAGCTTTCTATGCTCTCGGTGTTATCGTTTATGCGGCGAGGGTGCCGGAGAGGTGGATGCCAGGGAGGTTTGACCTTGCAGGCCATAGTCATCAATTGTTTCATGTTCTTGTGATCGCCGGAGCTTATACACACTATCTCGCCGGATTGGTATATCTTAGATGGAGAGAGATTGAAGGGTGCTAA
- the LOC120274947 gene encoding heptahelical transmembrane protein 4-like, producing the protein MFFLPCTIIIFQVGIQECITTRWPLYAYLFGVMFCLLTSSACHLLSCHSEHCAYTMLRLDYTGISTLIVTSFYPLVYYTFMCDPFFRNLYIGFITVFGVAAVLASLVPVFQTPEFRSVRALLFFCMGVSGLVPIIHKLMVFGKEPVAVMTAVYELVMGSFYGLGVVVYAVRVPERWMPGKFDIVGHSHQIFHVLVIAGAYTHFLASLMYMNWREMDGCFVMPLSN; encoded by the exons ATGTTCTTCCTTCCATGCACTATCATCATTTTTCAAGTG GGTATTCAAGAGTGTATAACTACACGTTGGCCACTCTATGCATACTTATTTGGAGTTATGTTTTGCTTGCTAACAAGCAGTGCATGCCACCTTCTATCATGCCACTCAGAGCACTGTGCATACACCATGCTAAGGCTAGACTACACTGGAATCTCAACCCTAATTGTTACTTCTTTCTACCCTCTTGTTTACTACACCTTCATGTGTGACCCTTTTTTCAGAAACCTCTATATTGGCTTCATTACTGTCTTCGGTGTTGCCGCTGTTTTGGCTTCGCTTGTGCCGGTGTTTCAGACACCGGAGTTTAGGTCTGTACGTGCATTACTCTTCTTCTGCATGGGTGTATCAGGGCTTGTGCCTATCATACACAAGCTGATGGTTTTTGGGAAGGAGCCCGTGGCGGTGATGACGGCAGTGTACGAGCTTGTGATGGGTAGTTTCTATGGGCTTGGAGTTGTTGTTTATGCGGTAAGAGTGCCGGAGAGATGGATGCCGGGGAAGTTTGACATTGTAGGCCATAGCCATCAAATatttcatgttcttgttattgCTGGGGCATATACACATTTTCTTGCAAGTTTGATGTACATGAATTGGAGAGAAATGGATGGCTGCTTTGTTATGCCTCTCTCTAATTAA
- the LOC120274533 gene encoding heptahelical transmembrane protein 4-like — MLCLFTSSVCHLMFCHSQSCSYIMLRLDYTGIAVLIVTSFYPLVYYSFICHQFIRTTYISFITAFGVAMAMVSLLPVFQTPGFRPFRSSLFFCMGVSGIVPIIHKVMMFSDQHPNAMVTTVYELLMGVFYIVGVIIYVVRIPERWMPGMFDLVGNSHQLFHLMVIAGAYTHYLATLVYLQWRDSEYSC; from the coding sequence ATGTTATGTTTGTTTACAAGCAGTGTATGTCATCTCATGTTCTGCCACTCTCAATCATGTTCCTATATCATGCTTCGCCTCGACTACACCGGTATTGCCGTTCTCATCGTCACCTCCTTCTACCCATTAGTCTACTACTCCTTCATATGTCACCAATTCATTCGAACCACATACATAAGTTTCATCACGGCATTTGGTGTGGCAATGGCAATGGTCTCCCTTCTGCCTGTTTTCCAAACCCCCGGCTTTCGGCCGTTTCGATCATCCTTGTTCTTCTGCATGGGAGTGTCAGGGATAGTGCCAATCATACACAAGGTGATGATGTTCAGTGATCAACATCCTAATGCAATGGTAACAACTGTGTATGAGTTGTTGATGGGGGTGTTCTACATTGTTGGAGTGATTATCTATGTTGTTAGAATTCCTGAGAGATGGATGCCAGGTATGTTTGATCTTGTGGGGAATAGCCATCAATTGTTTCATCTGATGGTAATTGCAGGTGCATACACACATTATCTTGCCACCCTTGTTTACCTCCAATGGAGAGACTCAGAATATTCTTGTTAG
- the LOC120274948 gene encoding heptahelical transmembrane protein ADIPOR3-like, whose amino-acid sequence MGVSGIVPIIHKLLVFSEEPVAVMTAVYELAMGGFYGLGVVVYATRVPERWMPGKFDLVGHSHQLFHVLVIAGAYTHYLASVMYLNWREMDQCY is encoded by the coding sequence ATGGGTGTATCAGGAATTGTGCCTATCATACACAAGCTGTTGGTTTTCAGCGAGGAACCGGTGGCAGTGATGACGGCAGTGTATGAGCTTGCGATGGGTGGTTTCTATGGGCTTGGGGTTGTTGTTTATGCGACGAGGGTTCCGGAGAGGTGGATGCCAGGGAAGTTTGATCTTGTGGGACATAGCCATCAGCTCTTCCATGTTCTTGTTATTGCCGGAGCTTACACACACTATCTTGCAAGTGTGATGTACTTGAATTGGAGAGAAATGGACCAGTGTTATTAA
- the LOC120274950 gene encoding uncharacterized protein LOC120274950 has protein sequence MATSSNPGCIIQLGVPVFDGEGYEHWCIKMKTYFRSQDLWDLVEKGFVESDAKDEEEAKMKESKRKDAKDEEEAKAKENKKRDAKALYILQQAVHPALFSRISSANTANEAWERLKTQFLGSPKIMAVKIQSLRQVFENLHRKENESVQFYISRVNDLANQMRGLGDTMPEQLAVGKILRSLGPKYNHLVAAIGEAKDLTKLTMDELSGSLQAHESLMISQDDKTESKLLQ, from the coding sequence atGGCCACCAGCTCAAATCCTGGATGTATTATTCAGCTTGGAGTTCCAGTGTTTGATGGTGAAGGATATGAACACTGGTGTATAAAAATGAAGACGTATTTCAGATCTCAAGATCTGTGGGATCTTGTAGAAAAAGGCTTTGTTGAGAGTGATGCAAAGGATGAGGAAGAAGCTAAGATGAAAGAGAGCAAAAGGAAGGATGCAAAGGATGAGGAAGAAGCTAAGGCGAAGGAGAACAAGAAGAGGGATGCAAAGGCTTTGTACATCCTTCAACAAGCTGTACATCCAGCTTTATTTTCCAGAATATCTTCTGCAAATACAGCTAATGAGGCTTGGGAAAGATTGAAAACACAATTCTTAGGAAGCCCTAAGATCATGGCAGTGAAAATTCAGTCACTGAGGCAAGTTTTTGAGAACCTGCATAGGAAGGAAAATGAAAGTGTACAATTCTATATTTCAAGGGTGAATGATCTTGCAAATCAGATGAGAGGATTAGGAGACACTATGCCTGAACAGCTAGCTGTTGGAAAGATTTTGAGAAGTTTGGGGCCTAAATACAATCATTTGGTTGCAGCTATAGGTGAAGCCAAAGATCTCACTAAATTAACCATGGATGAGTTAAGTGGTTCTCTCCAAGCACATGAGTCTTTGATGATTAGTCAGGATGATAAAACTGAAAGTAAGCTCTTGCAGTGA
- the LOC120274532 gene encoding heptahelical transmembrane protein 4-like, with protein MGIKTCSFQCKESAKCELMGFDSLPTFLKDNEFILNYYRSEWPWKQTILSIFSIHNETLNIWTHLIGFIIFLTLTLCTMHAFAPLTFSQSSSDKVMILNTTSATVFRAQVPAYQTNIINLLSIMKDDDVLESMITRWPFYAYLFGAMFCLLTSSVCHLLSCHSEHCANTMLRLDYTGISTLIVTSFYPLVYYTFMCDPFV; from the exons ATGGGAATAAAGACATGCTCTTTTCAGTGCAAAGAATCTGCAAAGTGTGAGCTTATGGGATTTGATTCTCTCCCAACTTTCCTCAAAGACAATGAGTTCATCTTGAACTACTACCGTTCTGAATGGCCATGGAAGCAAACCATTCTCAGCATCTTCTCAATTCACAATGAAACCCTCAACATCTGGAC GCATTTGATAGgattcatcatcttcctcacTCTCACCTTATGCACAATGCATGCCTTTGCTCCATTAACCTTCAGTCAGAGCTCATCAGATAAAGTTATGATCTTGAATACTACTTCTGCCACAGTATTCAGAGCTCAAGTTCCAGCCTACCAAACCAACATCATTAATCTCCtg AGTATTATGAAAGATGATGATGTGCTTGAGAGTATGATTACACGTTGGCCATTCTATGCATACTTGTTTGGAGccatgttttgcttgttaaCAAGCAGTGTGTGCCACCTTCTATCATGCCACTCAGAGCACTGTGCAAACACCATGCTCAGACTAGACTACACTGGAATCTCAACCTTAATTGTCACCTCTTTCTACCCTCTAGTTTACTATACCTTCATGTGTGACCCCTTTGTTTGA